The genomic stretch aattaggttaaatttatttaaaaaaatttagaaaagtgGGTTGGATCGAGTAATTGAATAGATAtgagtttaaaaattaaaaaatccattaaaaaaaagagaaaatgggtgatgcattgacagtgtaaaaatattttacactgtcaatcaatctccaaccatgtattcaattaaaccatttttttttatttaaaaaaatttaataacatggcacatttatgattttttattggatgacagtataaaatttacactgtcagtgcactaccttttaactcttaaaAAAATTGGATTCGAACCCAAAAAATCCACTGATCCACTAATCTACCatttattattacaattttaatgGTTTTGATGAATAATAATTTAGTTGTTTCAATTTTAGTCTCCTGAACATTTACTATTTTAGCGAaccattattttaattaattttgaatatttcactttttagttattttgatgttaaaacaattttatatcatacaattttaatatatttttagtattttatgataatttttgTTGGTTGAtgttatcatttattattttatgatgctAAAAAATTATAGATTTAGATTATctgtattttttaagaaaataaaaatgtagAATAATTTTTATGGAAACATACAATGATGACTTATCATCTAatcatttaatattaataaaatacaaaaattatttgGATAACTCACTACTCAATCCAACCCAACCTAAAAAAATAGTGTATTCTCAAACTGACCCATTGATATTGTAGGTGGTTATTTTGCCTCACTCAAATTAGAGTGTTCTATAAGAGTTGAATATTAGATTTGACCAAATCCAATCTAAATTGATCCATGTTCgtccctaattttgagattatatGTTTCTTATAAAACAGATACATATTAATTGATACACTATGTGCTATATTATTTTTGTGGCTCTCACTCTTCAATAATTAAGCGCAACAAATTGTAAATCATAATCAAAGTATTTTTTTCTACTAATTCTAATAAGATGCAAGAAGAGAAGTTTccacatttaatatatatattgtctCCAAAAAAATATCGCAAACAAAACATGATAACactaattttaaaatcaaattatttgaatgatgaaataaaaaaggaaaccATTAAATATACTTCTATTTTGAATTTCAGTAATTATTTAGTCTTAGACTAACAATCCACATTACAAGCCACAAaagatattcaaaataaaattttgtcAAAGTAAAATCAAATCATCATGGGCATTTTGGTAAAATTCATTAGCAACAAAACAGATTCCGGATTTTACTATTCTTAAAAATCAACCACTTGATTCTACAGAAACTTTCATAGGATGTAACCTGATTCTCTCGTCAAAATTCATAAATTAGTTAAGATAACAAAATATGAAAGTACCAAAAACACCCTTTCCAAAGATAGAACAAAAAAACATAGCACAAttgttttttctttctctctttccttCATCAAAATCTTTTCATGGGAACATTTACAAGTTTCAGAAAAGCCTATGGAGCTCTCAAAGACTCCACCAAAGTTGGCCTTGCCAAAGTTAATAGCGATTACAAGGTGATTTCGTTTTCAAATacataaaactttaaataaaCATAACGATCACAATCTGAATTGTAACATCATTCTAACATCATAGATTTTTACGTGTCTATaatcgcatttgaagttgttccCGTTATATATTTATCAGGATTCTTTCATTGTGACCGTTATTTAAAACAATGTATATATTTTTACATATGTACAAGaatttctatataaaaaaaatttcaagtttATGCAAATTCTTTTATTATATTTCCATCAAAGTTTCTTCAttggtttaatttttattttgttttcattttgtttttgaagGACTTGGATATTGCTATTGTGAAAGCTACCAATCATGTTGAATATCCTCCAAAGGAACGTCATGTTAGAAGTGAGTTCATCGATGTTATATTGTTATATCTGTATAACCTTTATTATGTcgatataaattttttttgttaacaTGTGTAATCTGCCCTATAAATTTGTTCATTGTTTCAGAAATATTCTATGCAACATCAGCGCACCAACCACGCGCGGATGTGGCATACTGCATTCATAAACTTTCCAAGAGACTTTCAAAGACGCGAAATTGGATAGTAATTTCCTTTTCATGCTCATCTATTTTACAAAGAAATTGATTACACTTCACCCTATAACATTCATTTGTAACCGAATAACAAATTAACAGGTTGCTATAAAGACATTGATAGTGATTCATAGGACTTTGAGAGAGGGTGATCCTACATTCAGAGAAGAACTTTTAAACTACTCGCGCAGGGGACATATTCTCCAAATATCGAATTTTAAAGACGATTCAAGCCCTTTAGGTAAATTAGTTCTCTTAATTATTCATTCTAACCATTTTAACCATCTTGATCATTTTCTTAACTGTTTCATTTTTTGACTTTGCAGCTTGGGATTGTTCTGCTTGGGTTCGAACCTACGCATTATATTTAGAAGAAAGACTCGAATGTTTTAGAATCCTTAAATATGATATCGAATCAGAACGTTTAATAAAATCATCACCGGCTTCAGCTAAAGTTTGTGCTTTACCTTATTATATTCACATCTAAATTTtccaaattttcatttttatgttaTGAATGCTACTAACTTTTTCCTATGACAGGCACATAGCAGAACTCGGTCGTTGGCTAATGACGATCTGTTGGAACAGCTACCAGCATTGCAACAACTTTTATTCCGCCTTATCGGTTGTCAGGTATGAGTAAATGGAAACAACTTGAGTTTCGTACGCGCATTTTAAGGTAACATTTGATTTTCTTCTACATTTTGCAGCCTGAAGGATGTGCTTATAACAATTATCTAGTACAGTATGCATTGGCCTTGGTATTGAAAGAGAGCTTCAAAATATATTGTGCACTCAATGATGGAATCATCAATCTTGTAGACATGGTAGTGTTTATTTCGCGTTAGCTTATTCAATTTGATTAGTTTGATTGAATGTTAAATTCATAAATTGTACTAATGAAAATTGCAGTTCTTTGAAACTACTAGACATGATGCAGTGAAGGCTTTAAATGTATATAAAAGAGCTGGCCAACAGGTTTGTAATGATATCTTTTATTTTGAATGAGATTTTTCTAAAGATAAAATTTGTTTGGATTTGTGATTTTCTCTCTTATGTTATGTAGGCTGAAAGTCTCGCCGATTTTTATGAATATTGTAAAGGCTTGGACCTTGCTAGGAATTTTCAGTTTCCAACGCTAAGACAGGTTTCTTTTGTTTCTTATGGTCGCTTTGATTTGCAAATCAATAAGTACTAGACAAATTTTTTGGCGAATAATTTTGTTTGAGGTTTTGTCCGATCCTATGATCGTTTTTCAAATCAAACTTCGAACAAATATTTTTGTCATGTTGAATATTGCGAGTCAAACGGATATTTAGTATATACTTCATATGAAACCTTGAGCAAGAAGAAACTCATGAAGATCTTTAATTCAATTAACAGCCGCCGCCATCTTTCCTTGCTACAATGGAAGAATATATTAGAGAAACTCCTCAACCAGGCTCTGAGAACAAGAGATTGGTAAGAAAAAAGCGATGATGAATTTTCTTGTATTGTTTCATCCATGTACATAAAGTATTATTAGTATAATAatgtgtttttcaaaataaacataGGAGTATCAGGAAAATGAAAAATCGTCTGAAGAAGAATCAGAGCCAAAAGAAGTCGAAGAACCTCAAGAAGAAGAGAAGCAAGAAGAGGAAGTCGTCACtgaggaggaagaagaagtagtacccgaggaagaaatacaACCTGAGGAAGAGAAGGTTGAGTCTCCTCCACTGATATCAACCGATGGTACCGATGATTTACTGGTATGTTTTAGATATCGTTCTATCTGACTAACAACGCGCGCAATTACGATTTCAAGTTGATGGAATATATATTTGTCGACGATATGTAGGGTCTGAATGAAATAAATCCTAAAGCTCTAGAAATGGAAGATAGCAATGCATTGGCTCTTGCAATTGTACCACCTGGTGGTAAGTCCTAAAGTAACTCTCAATTGATATACTTGATATAATTCAAGAGATGGAAAACAGGCATACCCGTCCATTAAAATGAGGCGAGCAGTGTTGAGAGTGCAGGCTTAAAACCTTGACCCTTCCTGTAAAAAAATGCGTGCAAAACGGGCATGCCTCACGGTTCAAGCCTAGCGTGCAAAATGGGCATGCCTCCCGGTTCAAGCCTAGCGTGCAAAACGGGCATGCCTCCCGGTTCAAGCCTAGCGTGCAAAACGGGTATGCCTCCCGGTTCAAGCCTATTTTACTATCCCTATCTAATTCTATGCTTTTGAAATTTTATGTAGGAAATCATAATTCAAACAATCTTGCATTGAGTAACATTACGGGAACTTCTGGGTGGGAACTTTCACTGGTTACAAACCCAAGTAACCATAATAGTCAACCTCCAGATCGCAGAATGGTTCGTCTCAATTACTTATCATCATCCTTAAGTTCTCATCTCTATGCTTTGAGTAACACTTATGGTTCGTTAACACTATTTTTGGATTCAGGCCGGTGGTTTTGACACGCTATTACTAGACAGTTTATACGAAGACGAACATGCAAGAAGACAACTCCAACTTCAAAATGCAGGTTATGGACATGAAGAAATGAATGTACAAAATCCATTTGATCATTATAATCAACACGATCCGTTTGCAACGTCGAAGAACATAGCACCTCCAACCAATGTTCAAATGGCAATGATGgctcaacaacaacagcaacaacaaatgatgtaccaacaacaacaacaccaacataTGATGTATccacatcaacatcatcatcatcatcaacataacAACATGGAAATGGTGCTTCACCCGCAACAACCTCATCATGGTCAATACCCTCAACACCCTCAACAGATGCAGATGATGGGGAATCATAATCCATTTGGAGATCCTTTACCTGTCCCTAATTATCCTCATAACTCAATGCATCACCAAGGGAATTACAATTTAATGTAGAGTTCACCTTTTCTGCTTCATTTTTGGAGTTCTTTAAATTCTTGCTTGATGGTTGTTATAATGatacaaaatcataaaaaaaattactctGAGCCTGTCTTTGTTTTATATATGAACAAACTCTTTCAAATGATATACTCGAACGGTAGATGAAAGATTAAATGCCTATGAGAGCTAACTAACTTAAGATTTCTTGTTTAATGTTTGTGGATGATCTACTCATTGAAAAAGTTATGACTAATCGCATTCCACGCTGTCACACATTTTCGTAGTAACATTTTAACATAATAAAATTCAAAGTCAATATAAGCTATTTGATCTTGATTCGACATTCAATAGTAGTATGAATAGACCAAGGATCCAACTATATCATTTGTTTTATCTACATTATCTTTGTAATATACCAAACTAGAGAAGAGTTATCTTAATATGCAAGAAATCTGAATGTGATGTAATACACTGATGTTGTTGGCAATAACTTCTACCTTCACACGCATTATTACACATGATTAACAATACTTCAACTCAAAAACCAAAGCGATTAAATCACAATTTACAAACATAAACAcgcaaaattgattttaaaaaaatcaacagaTTCAGTGCAAAATCGAAGCAACTAGGTACTATACAATTACAAAACTGAACAGCAAGATCTCAGCATGAACAATCACACTAACATTACAAGCACGAAGCATAATTACAAATTACACTGAATCGCACGGATCAGAAATGAAGTAAGAGAGAGTACCAGATGAAGGGAGAGAAGAAAATGCAGAGAGAATGTAATCAGTTTGTGAAGTACCAATACCAGAGTCATGTGCAGTTACTTGAGGAGTAATTTCCACAGTTGGAACatgcacattatcaacattagAAAAAGGTGCAGCTTGGGAAGTAACACCATTGACATTAAGTTGAGGTTGTGTTGCCTCAAATGCTGCACAAAGATCTGCAACAAGCATTTCAAATTCAGGATCTACATCAGTTCGACTTTGAGGTTGCTATTGTACTGATACAACTTTAATTTGAGGTTGTTATTGTTCTTGTATAGTATTTTTCAGGTTGGGTTTGTAGTTGTGTTGTATTTCCAGATGCAGCTCATGTTACATTCTTCTTTGGTTTTCTTTGCACATAGAATTGATGCAATTAATATCACACATAAATTGCCATTAACAAGAACAACATTGAGATAAGTCAATACCTTTCTTTTTTTAGCTTCGGGATCAGCCACAAAACTAGTATAACTTCTTGCATTATGGCTATGTACACCACAATTGGTACAATAATAAGTTGTTTGTGTCCTTCCCTTATTAGGGTCTTCATCATGTTCCCTCCTCCTCCTCCATTTCTTTGGCCTTCCAGAACCTCTTTTGTATGATGGAGGCAACATTTCTTCAATTTCAACCTCAGACCACATAATTGCCCATTAATTGGGATAATATTAAAATCATAGCATGCCACATATGTATCCTTTGAATGGCAGTCATCCACATAGTTTTCTGGGCATTGGTTCCTAAAACCAAATGCAGATATTGCATATCTACACGGTATGCCTACCAACTTCTAGATATTACAAATGCGGTTTCTTTTAGAAGTGTCCATTATGAAACTATGTCTAGTATGAATATGTTCAACTTGCCATATTGTATCACCGGACCAATTTGGAATCAAATTACCATCATGTTCTACTTCTTTATCTAACCTAAGTCTAGGTCTTGGCATTATTCTATGTTGCCACCTATCAAATTTTTCTCTTAAGCTAACATTCCTATTCATGATATAGTTTCTTATCCATTCACACATGGTTAAGATTGGTTTATCCCTAGCCACTAATATTGTGTTATTAAATGCTTCAGATACATTATTCGTTAGCACATCACATTTGGGATAGAAAGAAAATGTAGGCTTACATCATGCTTTGGTGGGTATTTTGTTCAGTCACTCCCAAACCTTCAGattaagtgtaacaccccaatttagaATTATGTTGCTTATGTGTTTATTCTTGAATATTTTGTGATTTATTGTGTTTATAAGAGTATTGGTGATTCGTCCAAGAAGGGGAATGAGGCAAGGAGATTGGCTTTCTCCATACCTCATTATTCTAATAGCAAAGGGTCTTTCATCACTTATCAGAAAAGCAGTTTATAGAGGAGACATCCACAGAATCAAGATTTATAGCAGGGCACCTAAGGTGTCCCCTCACCTTTTTGCTGATGATTGTGTTCTTTTTTGCAGGACAAATCTTTCTGAAGTCATGCACCTTATGGAGATCCTGAAGGTGTATGCAGAAGCGTCGGGCCAAAAATTAACATGACCAAATGAGAGGTGTTCTTCACCTGGAACATTAGTAGACAAGCTCGGGATGATATCTCACACCTTATGGGTGTGTCTCATGTGTTGGGCACAAGAAATTATTTGGGTTTTCCATCTATGGTTGGAATAAGTAAGAAGGACACATTTTCTTTCATTAAGGACCGTATTTAGAATAGAATTAATTCATGGAGAGGTCGCTCATTGTCCAAGGCAGAAAAAGAAGTAATGATCAAATCAGTCATTTAAGTTATACATTCCTATGTTATGAGTGTTTTTATCTTACTTGACACCATGGTGGGAGATATGAAGAATATGTTGAATACATTCTGGTGGGGAGGAGGTAATAACAATAAGGGGATTAGATGGCTTGTTTGGAAGAGCTTGACTTATCTTAAGAATGAGGGAGGTATGGGGTTTCAAGATTTTAAAGCTTTTAACATGGCAATGATGACGAAAAAAGTGTGGCATTATTAATGACAAATCCTAAGACTCTGGTATCTAGAATTTTAAAGCAAAATACTTTCCtaactccttttttttttgaagctAGCCTTGGAAATAATTCTAGTTATGTATAACAAAGTTTGTGGAAAGTTAGGAATGTCCTTTTACTAGGTTTTAGATGGAGGATTGGGGATGGGAGAAAAATTCAGGTGATGGCTGGTCCATGGTTGAGGAATGAATGTAGGGGTTGGGTGGGAGCACCCAGAGGGTAACATGTGTATAGTATGAAAGTTAATTATCTTCTTCATACTAATGTAAACAGTGGGACTCCCACATAATTGGCCAGTTGTTTTCCTTTGAAGTAGCTAATGAAATTTTGCAGATACCCCTGTTGGAGGAGGTTAAAGAGGATTGCTTAGTTTGAAAAGATGGGCAGAATggtgttaatagtattaaaacaGGATATAAACTTTGGATGCAGGGTCTGTGTAAACATAGAGGGCGTAGTGTTGAAGGTGATTGGCATTTTTTGTGGAAGATAAGAGCTCCTAAAAAAGGCACTTACTTTGGCAGATTTTTCGTAGTTGTCTTCCTACAAGAAGTAGAATTCCACAAAATTATGTTCCATCTCCTACTATATGTCATTTATGTGTAGGTGGGGTGGAGGATGAGTGACATGTGTTTTTTTGGCTGTGCTCTAATGTCTCAATGTTGGAATTTGACATGTTTAAGCGATGTTATTATACTGTATTTTCAAAAGT from Vicia villosa cultivar HV-30 ecotype Madison, WI linkage group LG4, Vvil1.0, whole genome shotgun sequence encodes the following:
- the LOC131599527 gene encoding putative clathrin assembly protein At5g57200, which encodes MGTFTSFRKAYGALKDSTKVGLAKVNSDYKDLDIAIVKATNHVEYPPKERHVRKIFYATSAHQPRADVAYCIHKLSKRLSKTRNWIVAIKTLIVIHRTLREGDPTFREELLNYSRRGHILQISNFKDDSSPLAWDCSAWVRTYALYLEERLECFRILKYDIESERLIKSSPASAKAHSRTRSLANDDLLEQLPALQQLLFRLIGCQPEGCAYNNYLVQYALALVLKESFKIYCALNDGIINLVDMFFETTRHDAVKALNVYKRAGQQAESLADFYEYCKGLDLARNFQFPTLRQPPPSFLATMEEYIRETPQPGSENKRLEYQENEKSSEEESEPKEVEEPQEEEKQEEEVVTEEEEEVVPEEEIQPEEEKVESPPLISTDGTDDLLGLNEINPKALEMEDSNALALAIVPPGGNHNSNNLALSNITGTSGWELSLVTNPSNHNSQPPDRRMAGGFDTLLLDSLYEDEHARRQLQLQNAGYGHEEMNVQNPFDHYNQHDPFATSKNIAPPTNVQMAMMAQQQQQQQMMYQQQQHQHMMYPHQHHHHHQHNNMEMVLHPQQPHHGQYPQHPQQMQMMGNHNPFGDPLPVPNYPHNSMHHQGNYNLM